Proteins from a single region of Artemia franciscana chromosome 2, ASM3288406v1, whole genome shotgun sequence:
- the LOC136034738 gene encoding uncharacterized protein LOC136034738, translating to MKCTVPDHQFGFQPSLGCGHALSALVLALIDAEKSGESIALSVHDVRRAFDLLIHEQIILDMGLAGVDPSMLNPLYDIYRNLKARLKLPTTLNQTNNPVLPVKKGLRQGALTSPSAFNNSIIKLQSK from the coding sequence ATGAAATGCACAGTTCCTGAccatcaatttggttttcagcCTAGTCTAGGTTGTGGCCATGCTCTTTCTGCTCTTGTTTTGGCCTTGATAGATGCTGAGAAAAGTGGTGAGAGCATAGCTCTCTCTGTGCATGATGTCAGAAGGGCCTTTGATTTGCTAATTCATGAGCagattattttagatatggGCCTAGCAGGTGTTGACCCAAGTATGTTAAACcctttatatgatatttatCGAAATTTAAAAGCTAGGCTTAAGCTACCAACAACACTAAACCAGACAAATAACCCAGTgcttcctgttaaaaaaggtttAAGGCAGGGTGCATTGACATCACCTTCTGCATTTAATAACAGCATCATTAAACTGCAATCTAAGTAA